One Candidatus Nitrososphaera evergladensis SR1 genomic window carries:
- the leuD gene encoding 3-isopropylmalate dehydratase small subunit → MEPFTVLKSKATPLDRVNVDTDQIVPKQFLKLVSRSGFGQYLFYDWRFDAEGRPRPDFVLNDPKYKGRQILLARDNFGSGSSREHAAWAILDYGFRAVVAPSFADIFYNNCFKNGVLPVRLAAQEVDYLFQDDGLEIEIDLAKQTVRAGQKEMHFEIDDFRKKLLLEGLDSIGLTLKLDSEISKYERQRQTFAPSL, encoded by the coding sequence ATGGAACCATTTACCGTATTGAAGAGCAAGGCGACGCCCCTTGACAGGGTAAACGTCGACACCGACCAGATAGTGCCAAAGCAGTTCTTGAAGCTTGTAAGCCGCTCGGGGTTTGGCCAGTACCTCTTTTACGACTGGCGATTCGACGCAGAAGGCAGGCCCCGGCCGGATTTCGTGCTAAACGACCCCAAGTACAAGGGAAGGCAGATACTGCTTGCCCGTGACAATTTTGGCAGCGGCAGTTCACGCGAGCACGCTGCATGGGCTATACTTGACTATGGCTTTAGGGCAGTGGTAGCGCCGTCTTTTGCAGACATTTTCTACAACAACTGCTTCAAAAACGGCGTCCTGCCGGTCAGGCTTGCAGCGCAAGAGGTCGACTACCTCTTTCAGGACGACGGCTTGGAAATAGAAATAGACCTTGCCAAGCAGACGGTGAGGGCAGGCCAAAAGGAGATGCACTTTGAAATAGATGACTTCCGAAAGAAACTCTTGCTTGAAGGCCTTGACAGCATCGGCCTTACGCTCAAGCTTGACAGCGAGATATCAAAGTACGAGCGGCAAAGGCAGACTTTTGCGCCTTCTCTCTGA
- a CDS encoding 5' nucleotidase, NT5C type: MSGDNNTFSRAVKTVAIDVDSVLADVMLVWADEYNMRRNAKITKQDIIRWDIPTVLPITPEDVYKYFSHVWKSRWREIPPTEPGIGAVTKRIHRKGYRISIITKRERPTVAYVAKWLDMHKVFADDLLFIYDAVPKANYPFDVLIDDAPKNIIDVVKPKSAILFNQPWNRDFDWPIRVSSLSEAEEKLL, translated from the coding sequence ATGTCCGGCGACAATAACACTTTTTCACGCGCAGTCAAGACGGTCGCAATTGACGTCGACTCGGTGCTTGCAGACGTGATGCTCGTCTGGGCAGACGAGTACAACATGCGCAGAAACGCCAAGATAACCAAGCAGGACATCATAAGATGGGACATACCAACGGTCCTGCCGATAACCCCTGAAGACGTCTACAAATATTTCAGCCACGTCTGGAAGAGTCGCTGGCGCGAGATCCCGCCGACAGAGCCGGGCATCGGCGCCGTCACCAAGCGCATCCACCGCAAAGGCTACAGGATATCGATAATCACGAAAAGGGAGAGGCCGACGGTGGCGTACGTGGCAAAGTGGCTGGACATGCACAAGGTATTTGCCGACGACCTGTTGTTCATCTACGACGCAGTCCCGAAGGCAAACTACCCGTTTGACGTGCTCATCGACGACGCGCCAAAGAACATAATCGATGTCGTCAAGCCAAAATCGGCGATACTGTTCAACCAGCCGTGGAACCGCGACTTTGACTGGCCCATCCGCGTCAGCAGCCTGTCGGAGGCAGAAGAAAAGCTACTCTGA
- a CDS encoding response regulator — protein sequence MEQSGTKSILIVDDEKDILTVIEQMLQELNIIVDSFTNPKKALEWFQTNPTKYDLIISDFRMPQMSGLDFIHGIRQLNSAVNIVVMSAFDPSKEEIDSAKSQLRVSEIITKPFNLAQFLDLIKRNMGP from the coding sequence ATGGAGCAATCAGGCACCAAGAGTATTTTGATAGTTGACGACGAGAAGGACATCCTGACGGTCATCGAGCAGATGCTCCAAGAGTTAAACATAATCGTGGATTCATTTACAAATCCAAAAAAAGCTCTCGAGTGGTTCCAGACTAACCCTACAAAATACGACCTGATAATCTCGGACTTTCGCATGCCGCAAATGTCCGGTCTTGATTTTATTCACGGCATCAGGCAGCTTAACTCGGCAGTAAATATCGTTGTAATGTCGGCATTTGATCCTTCCAAGGAAGAGATAGATTCTGCCAAAAGCCAATTAAGAGTCAGCGAAATAATAACAAAGCCATTTAACCTGGCCCAGTTCTTGGATCTCATAAAAAGAAATATGGGTCCGTAA
- a CDS encoding sensor histidine kinase: MEPDVKTEVFYGVENTIKAIRRFQSNAKKTWCVCADKTIPTLSASDKLRKGYLDGKARGVKIRYLTEITKENLERCKKVMEVAELRHLAGITGSFAVSESEYAGAFKQSLASEPFDVVVYSNMPELVEQQQNIFDIFWSNAIPAEQKIRELEENIPATKTEVLREAKDTTERVMHFFLNCRERMDACANSTAPSIAISVFKDAYENMKKRGVKTRWVTEITRDNLPYCKKLMEYAQVRHVDGFYGNFGVSETEYISATTVIEAQPVPALMYSNSKEMVEQQQYIFDSFWKKAIPAEQRIREIEEGILFPVETKVLKDLEDIRGRIIALHDNSGEVMVAANTGALHLVHNQFFGIYKKLMAKKANDKHKGIRWAMFIDKDSIDIVKTFLDIGMEIRHVKNMPSMYFAVSDKMYNATIETMDGGKMVQTLLTSTEPLYVQHFKSVFEELWKSGADARKRIQDIEAGINEETEVISSQYQTERVYKAIVNEASHEIMLILPTANAFARDKRIGIIGSLKEASSKKGTRVRVLVYAKEDANKQDIIDLESQGILVNDLSIKPAQKAIEEGAPRMTVVIIDNRTSLVIELKDDEKESFADAVGTSVFSTSRSIVLSYARIFESLWLETRLVAKLQESDRLQREFINIAAHELRTPVQPILAVIELLKGRFANGNAANVELTTTQLAIMDRNARRLQKLSSEILDATRIEAGTLRMDMEVMDINEKMKNMIADAKSWIPQGQSIDIQFKPLSDESGNPIPLLVKADKLRMFEVISNLIRNAIKFSAEGDVITIMTDRKDSDDDDGMAVVISVKDCGAGISAEVLPRLFTKFSADRERGGTGLGLFIAKNIVEAHGGRIWAENNNSSNDEKGATFAFTLPIHKP, from the coding sequence TTGGAGCCTGATGTCAAGACCGAAGTGTTCTATGGTGTCGAAAATACGATCAAGGCCATACGACGGTTTCAATCAAATGCCAAGAAAACGTGGTGCGTTTGTGCGGATAAGACAATACCCACACTTTCCGCCAGCGACAAACTTCGAAAAGGCTATCTTGATGGCAAGGCAAGAGGGGTCAAGATAAGGTATCTTACAGAGATAACAAAAGAAAATCTTGAACGCTGCAAAAAAGTAATGGAAGTCGCAGAGCTTCGACATTTAGCGGGGATAACTGGAAGCTTTGCAGTCAGCGAGTCCGAATATGCCGGAGCTTTCAAGCAAAGCCTGGCTTCAGAACCATTTGATGTAGTTGTCTATAGCAACATGCCGGAGCTGGTGGAGCAGCAACAGAATATTTTTGACATATTTTGGAGCAACGCAATTCCCGCGGAGCAGAAGATAAGAGAACTGGAAGAAAATATACCAGCTACCAAGACTGAAGTGCTGCGCGAGGCAAAAGATACGACAGAAAGGGTGATGCATTTTTTTCTCAATTGCCGTGAAAGGATGGACGCCTGCGCGAATTCAACCGCGCCGTCTATTGCTATCTCAGTATTCAAGGATGCCTATGAGAACATGAAAAAGAGAGGCGTCAAGACAAGATGGGTAACAGAGATAACCCGTGACAATCTCCCTTATTGCAAAAAGCTGATGGAATATGCGCAAGTGCGCCATGTGGACGGATTTTACGGCAATTTCGGAGTCAGCGAAACAGAGTATATCTCGGCCACCACTGTAATCGAGGCCCAGCCCGTGCCAGCGTTGATGTATAGCAACTCAAAGGAAATGGTGGAGCAGCAGCAATACATCTTTGACAGCTTTTGGAAAAAGGCGATTCCTGCGGAGCAGAGAATCAGGGAAATTGAAGAAGGAATATTATTTCCTGTAGAAACCAAAGTCCTGAAGGATCTCGAGGATATCCGCGGCAGAATCATCGCGCTGCATGATAACTCTGGCGAAGTAATGGTTGCCGCAAATACTGGCGCACTGCATCTCGTCCACAACCAGTTTTTTGGCATCTACAAAAAGCTGATGGCAAAGAAGGCCAACGACAAGCATAAAGGCATCAGGTGGGCTATGTTTATCGATAAAGACAGCATTGACATTGTCAAGACATTTCTTGACATTGGCATGGAAATAAGACACGTGAAAAACATGCCGTCAATGTACTTTGCAGTCAGCGACAAAATGTACAACGCCACAATCGAGACGATGGATGGCGGAAAGATGGTTCAAACCTTGTTGACCAGCACGGAGCCATTGTATGTCCAGCATTTCAAATCCGTGTTTGAAGAATTGTGGAAAAGCGGAGCCGATGCCAGAAAAAGGATCCAAGACATTGAAGCCGGGATCAACGAAGAGACTGAAGTAATATCCAGTCAGTACCAGACAGAGCGCGTCTACAAGGCCATTGTAAACGAAGCCAGTCACGAAATCATGCTAATCCTGCCAACAGCCAACGCGTTTGCAAGGGATAAAAGAATAGGGATAATCGGTTCATTAAAAGAAGCGTCATCAAAAAAAGGCACAAGAGTAAGGGTGTTGGTTTACGCCAAAGAAGATGCGAACAAGCAAGATATTATTGACTTGGAATCGCAAGGCATCCTGGTTAACGATCTTTCAATCAAGCCCGCGCAAAAAGCAATAGAAGAAGGCGCTCCAAGAATGACTGTTGTAATCATTGACAATAGGACATCGCTGGTTATTGAGCTAAAAGATGACGAGAAAGAAAGCTTTGCTGATGCCGTTGGAACGTCTGTTTTTTCAACCAGCAGATCCATCGTCCTTTCTTATGCCAGGATATTTGAGAGCCTCTGGCTCGAAACTCGCCTTGTTGCAAAATTGCAGGAATCAGACAGGTTGCAGCGCGAGTTTATCAACATTGCCGCGCACGAACTAAGGACGCCTGTCCAGCCAATTCTGGCAGTAATCGAGCTGCTAAAAGGCAGATTTGCCAATGGCAATGCGGCCAACGTAGAACTTACAACCACGCAGCTGGCAATAATGGACAGAAACGCCAGGCGGCTTCAAAAGCTGTCTTCTGAAATCCTGGACGCCACGAGGATTGAAGCAGGCACGCTCAGGATGGATATGGAAGTGATGGACATCAATGAGAAGATGAAAAACATGATTGCAGATGCCAAAAGTTGGATTCCTCAAGGTCAAAGCATAGACATACAATTCAAGCCATTATCGGATGAATCAGGAAATCCTATCCCGCTGCTTGTCAAGGCCGACAAACTGCGAATGTTTGAAGTCATTTCTAATCTGATTAGAAACGCAATCAAGTTTTCAGCCGAAGGCGATGTCATTACAATTATGACGGACAGAAAGGATAGCGACGATGATGATGGCATGGCAGTTGTTATATCAGTCAAAGACTGCGGAGCAGGGATAAGCGCAGAGGTGCTTCCAAGGCTGTTTACCAAGTTTTCAGCCGACAGGGAAAGGGGAGGCACGGGCCTTGGCCTTTTCATTGCAAAAAACATCGTCGAAGCTCACGGTGGAAGGATATGGGCGGAGAACAACAACAGCTCTAATGATGAAAAAGGAGCGACTTTTGCCTTTACTTTGCCCATACACAAACCATAG
- a CDS encoding DUF192 domain-containing protein, with product MARKSAVLIPVIIAAVAVGGLGLVFIPQDIKNRSPDFPKGTVRINDDVITVEIAQSIAEKQRWLTFRQDMLPTDTAMLLKYDKPDLYDIWMLNVNYNLDLIWFDKDGNAVYMKKDVPPCGNVLDQQGCTYKTTKPAMYILAGTAGFADAHRIDIGTKMNIISA from the coding sequence GTGGCGCGCAAGTCGGCAGTCCTCATCCCGGTCATAATCGCCGCCGTGGCAGTGGGTGGGCTTGGGCTTGTGTTTATCCCGCAGGACATCAAAAACAGAAGCCCGGATTTTCCAAAGGGCACGGTGCGCATAAACGACGACGTGATAACGGTCGAGATTGCGCAGTCGATTGCAGAAAAGCAGCGCTGGCTCACTTTTAGGCAGGACATGCTGCCAACTGACACTGCCATGCTGTTGAAGTACGACAAGCCCGACCTCTACGACATATGGATGCTCAACGTAAACTATAACCTTGACCTGATATGGTTTGACAAGGATGGCAACGCAGTCTATATGAAAAAAGACGTTCCGCCGTGCGGAAACGTGCTTGACCAGCAGGGCTGCACGTACAAGACGACCAAGCCAGCGATGTACATTTTGGCAGGGACCGCAGGGTTTGCAGACGCGCACAGAATAGACATTGGCACCAAGATGAACATCATCTCAGCCTGA
- a CDS encoding archaellin/type IV pilin N-terminal domain-containing protein, translating to MKKSKQRQKLRRGVIGIESAIVLIAFVMVAAALSFVILNMGFSTTQKAKTTIASGLDEASSAMEITGGVTGHGNVTQNRLTYYAVPIKVSPGGQSVNVETGNTAIRYYSKNLVFESTYRGILTNGTYSNSTAAIVAAKNAGMINQLPWAGNGLNETSAIVYFTVNKNNNSILDIGENAVVLMMFKNSDRPTSLDTVNTEVIVPTGALLSVKRMVPSISDTVVELG from the coding sequence ATGAAGAAGTCAAAACAAAGGCAAAAGCTCAGGCGTGGCGTGATCGGCATTGAATCCGCAATAGTGCTGATCGCCTTTGTCATGGTGGCAGCAGCTCTCTCGTTTGTCATCTTGAACATGGGTTTCTCAACCACGCAAAAGGCAAAGACTACGATTGCGTCAGGACTGGACGAGGCAAGCAGCGCAATGGAAATCACGGGCGGAGTGACGGGCCACGGAAACGTTACGCAGAACAGGCTCACCTACTACGCCGTGCCCATAAAGGTCTCGCCAGGCGGACAGTCTGTAAACGTCGAGACAGGCAACACCGCCATAAGGTACTACAGCAAGAACCTCGTCTTTGAGAGCACCTACAGGGGAATACTCACAAACGGCACATACTCCAACAGCACGGCAGCCATCGTGGCAGCCAAAAACGCCGGCATGATAAACCAGCTTCCGTGGGCTGGGAACGGCCTGAACGAGACATCTGCCATAGTCTACTTTACCGTCAACAAGAACAACAATTCCATCCTTGACATCGGTGAGAACGCCGTGGTGCTCATGATGTTCAAAAATAGCGACCGGCCGACTTCGCTGGACACCGTCAATACCGAAGTAATCGTGCCCACCGGTGCGCTCCTCTCTGTAAAGAGGATGGTTCCATCGATCTCTGACACGGTGGTTGAATTGGGCTAG